In Streptomyces sp. NBC_01707, a genomic segment contains:
- a CDS encoding DUF5941 domain-containing protein, with protein sequence MRSLGFDVQAAADVTEAAELLAAAPADARVALVDPRFVGHVHALRLGLTDPRFPAVTVPGALTAQPEARTALAQALRSTAAAVGAGVPVGRAGGADTVPVTDRTVPGRIAVALEAEGTAVQRPELGSLVAAVPADQAARATAQSAVAAVDDEAVRLRSAVKARDGFVTTFFISPYSRYIARWCARRGLTPNQVTTASLLTALIAAGCAATGSRGGYIAAGLLLLFSFVLDCTDGQLARYSLQYSTMGAWLDATFDRAKEYAYYAGLALGAARNGDDVWALALGAMVLQTCRHVVDFSFNEANHDAVANSSPTAALSDKLDSVGWTVWLRRMIVLPIGERWAMIAVLTAVTTPRIVFYALLIGCAVAACYTTAGRLLRSLTRKAQRTDRAALALADLADSGPLAQFVAARGPRVGSGWAAPTAALVGALALVAAALTQPFGGRQMIVAAVFYAVCSGVAVARPLKGALDWLVPPIFRAAEYCTILALAARSDVDQALPAAFGLVSAVAYHHYDTVYRIRGGTGAPPRWLVRTIGGHEGRTLVVAVLAAVFTQHSGFTVALTALAVAVALVVLVESIRFWVSSGAPAVHDEGEPA encoded by the coding sequence AGGTCGCTGGGCTTCGACGTACAGGCCGCCGCTGATGTCACCGAAGCCGCGGAGCTGCTCGCCGCGGCTCCCGCCGACGCCCGCGTCGCCCTGGTCGACCCCCGCTTCGTCGGGCATGTCCACGCCCTCCGACTCGGGCTGACCGACCCCCGCTTCCCCGCCGTCACCGTGCCCGGTGCACTCACCGCGCAGCCGGAGGCGCGTACCGCGCTCGCCCAGGCCCTGCGCAGCACCGCTGCGGCAGTCGGCGCGGGCGTCCCCGTGGGACGGGCCGGCGGCGCGGACACCGTGCCCGTCACCGACCGCACGGTGCCCGGCCGCATCGCCGTCGCGCTGGAGGCCGAGGGCACCGCTGTGCAGCGCCCCGAGCTCGGCTCGCTCGTCGCCGCCGTGCCCGCCGACCAGGCCGCCCGCGCCACCGCGCAGTCCGCCGTGGCCGCGGTCGACGACGAAGCGGTGCGGCTGCGCAGCGCCGTGAAGGCCCGCGACGGCTTCGTCACCACGTTCTTCATCAGCCCGTACTCGCGCTACATCGCGCGCTGGTGCGCGCGCCGCGGCCTCACCCCGAACCAGGTCACCACCGCCTCCCTGCTCACCGCGCTGATCGCGGCGGGCTGCGCGGCCACCGGCAGCCGCGGCGGCTACATCGCCGCGGGACTGCTGCTGCTCTTCTCGTTCGTCCTGGACTGCACCGACGGGCAGCTCGCCCGCTACTCGCTGCAGTACTCGACGATGGGCGCCTGGCTGGACGCCACGTTCGACCGCGCCAAGGAGTACGCGTACTACGCGGGACTCGCCCTCGGCGCCGCCCGCAACGGCGACGACGTATGGGCGCTCGCGCTCGGCGCGATGGTGCTGCAGACCTGCCGCCATGTCGTCGACTTCTCTTTCAACGAGGCCAACCACGACGCGGTCGCCAATTCGAGCCCGACGGCGGCGCTCTCCGACAAGCTCGACAGCGTCGGGTGGACGGTCTGGCTGCGCCGGATGATAGTGCTGCCGATCGGCGAGCGGTGGGCGATGATCGCCGTGCTGACCGCGGTGACCACCCCGCGGATCGTCTTCTACGCCCTGCTGATCGGCTGCGCCGTCGCCGCCTGCTACACCACCGCCGGCCGCCTGCTGCGTTCGCTGACCCGCAAGGCCCAGCGCACCGACCGGGCCGCCCTGGCACTCGCCGACCTCGCCGACTCCGGGCCGCTGGCCCAGTTCGTGGCGGCGCGGGGACCCCGTGTCGGGAGCGGCTGGGCCGCGCCGACGGCCGCCCTCGTCGGCGCCCTCGCCCTGGTCGCCGCTGCGCTGACGCAGCCGTTCGGCGGCCGGCAGATGATCGTCGCCGCGGTCTTCTACGCGGTCTGCTCAGGCGTCGCCGTGGCCCGCCCGCTCAAGGGCGCACTCGACTGGCTCGTACCGCCGATATTCAGGGCGGCGGAGTACTGCACGATCCTCGCTCTGGCCGCCCGCAGCGATGTCGATCAAGCACTTCCGGCGGCTTTCGGGCTGGTTTCGGCCGTCGCCTACCATCACTACGACACGGTGTACCGCATCCGCGGGGGCACCGGCGCGCCGCCCCGGTGGCTGGTGCGGACGATCGGTGGGCACGAGGGCCGGACCTTGGTGGTGGCCGTACTCGCCGCCGTATTCACTCAGCATTCGGGCTTCACCGTGGCACTCACCGCTCTCGCAGTGGCCGTGGCACTGGTGGTGCTCGTCGAGTCCATCCGTTTCTGGGTCTCCTCCGGAGCACCTGCCGTTCACGACGAAGGAGAACCCGCATGA
- a CDS encoding sugar phosphate nucleotidyltransferase produces MIGLVLAAGAGRRLRPYTDTLPKALVPVDGDKTVLDLTLANFAEIGLTEVAIVVGYRKEAVYERKAALEAKYGLKLTLVDNDKAEEWNNAYSLWCARDVLTRGVILANGDTVHPVSVEKTLLAARGNGQKIILALDTVKNLADEEMKVITDGDKGVRRITKLMDPATATGEYIGVTLIEAEAAAELADALKATFERDPDLYYEDGYQELVNRGFTVDVASIGEVTWVEIDNHDDLAKGREIACQY; encoded by the coding sequence ATGATCGGCCTCGTACTCGCAGCCGGTGCCGGACGGCGTCTGCGCCCCTACACCGACACGCTTCCGAAGGCCCTCGTGCCGGTCGACGGCGACAAGACGGTGCTCGACCTCACGCTGGCCAACTTCGCGGAGATCGGCCTCACCGAGGTCGCGATCGTCGTCGGCTACCGCAAGGAGGCCGTCTACGAGCGCAAGGCCGCGCTCGAGGCGAAGTACGGGCTGAAGCTCACCCTCGTCGACAACGACAAGGCCGAGGAGTGGAACAACGCCTACTCCCTGTGGTGCGCCCGTGACGTGCTCACGCGAGGCGTGATCCTCGCCAACGGCGACACCGTGCACCCGGTCTCCGTCGAGAAGACGCTCCTCGCCGCCCGCGGCAACGGCCAGAAGATCATCCTCGCCCTCGACACGGTGAAGAACCTCGCCGACGAGGAGATGAAGGTCATCACCGACGGTGACAAGGGCGTGCGGCGCATTACCAAGCTGATGGACCCGGCCACCGCGACCGGCGAGTACATCGGCGTCACCCTCATCGAGGCCGAGGCCGCCGCGGAGCTGGCCGACGCCCTGAAGGCGACGTTCGAGCGCGACCCCGACCTGTACTACGAGGACGGCTACCAGGAGCTCGTCAACCGCGGCTTCACCGTCGACGTGGCCTCCATCGGCGAAGTGACGTGGGTCGAGATCGACAACCACGACGACCTCGCCAAGGGCCGGGAGATCGCATGCCAGTACTGA